Proteins from one Colias croceus chromosome 22, ilColCroc2.1 genomic window:
- the LOC123701933 gene encoding leucine-rich repeat and coiled-coil domain-containing protein 1-like: protein MTSVKKNIKSKFIPDDLSDFLNESQYLKDLPKNKKAQKRQKIDQGDENVPNILEFNDQNPKKKKIHQVTEVCGESRQKILNIMNCQLESRKKINENLQKNLNEVINHLENDYNVLKENEQKLEHLTTSYMKCMQQATAAHKQKLRAFKEIQMTFKKECDDLEAEHKSELAQLAEELEEDINKLKQKLISETKRNGWETLRRSFFQAMQNDF from the exons atgacaagcgttaaaaaaaatattaaatccaaGTTTATACCAGACGATCTAagtgattttttaaatgagtCACAATATTTGAAAGACTTacccaaaaataaaaaggccCAAAAGCGCCAAAAGATTGATCAAGGTGACGAAAATGTGCCAAATATTTTGGAATTCAATGATCAAAATCccaagaaaaagaaaattcacCAAGTAACTGAAGTTTGTGGTGAATCTAGACAAAAAATACTCAATATAATGAATTGCCAACTTGAGTCAAG aaaaaaaattaatgaaaatcttcaaaaaaatttaaatgaagtgATCAACCACTTAGAAAatgattataatgttttaaaagaaaatgaacAGAAATTAGAGCACCTGACTACCTCATATATGAAATGTATGCAACAAGCAACTGCAGctcataaacaaaaattgagAGCATTTAAGGAAATCCAGATGACTTTTAAAAAAGA ATGTGATGATTTGGAAGCAGAACACAAATCTGAATTGGCACAGTTGGCTGAAGAATTAGAAGAAGATATCAATAAGTTAAAGCAAAAGCTTATATCtgaaacaaaaagaaatggaTGGGAAACTTTGCGTAGATCTTTCTTTCAAGCAATGCAgaatgatttttag